AACAATTCCTGTTTAAAATAATTGGGCAAAAAACCACCATATACTCTTCATGAAATTGAAGTCCATAGTCACATAATCAATAAGTCGTTCCACCATCCTGAGCGAGTACCTACCCCCCACCCCCAGATTTCGAGGACCTCATGTTTGGGGAAATTGAAGTCCATGCTCTCATACGTCATCCATAACCACACCCAATGCAAAGTAGCTTTGCAACGAGAAATTAATGCTCGACACACTTAATAAAGCTGTACGAGATTcacatttaaaattaaaattgttaATGGATGGAATGATCCAAATCATTATAAATACACCAACAAAAtctcatttttatttattgtgagagttatattttaacatGGTCCTACACATGTAATAAATTTTCAAGTCATACACGTAAACAACTATTTTAAATGACTTGGAGTCTGTGTGGCTTATAGAGATAGAAgagtgaaagagagagagaacatgCTCAAAAGGTGATTGAAAATTagattctttttcttctaaaGAATGTAATATTGGAATttatgaaagaaaataaacataaacaacTACAAAGCAAAGTGTTTGGCAGCCAACCACGCACCTTGGAGCAAAATTAAAGGGATAGAGCTTCAATAAGGAGAATCATCCATAGAGTTGCCTGATTATGTGACCTTGACTATTGTATTAAAACGATtacaatagttttttttatttatttgatgcATGCGCATACAAAATTCATATCGAAATGAAAGAAGTACAACATGATTATTAGAGGCATTTGCCTAATCTCTCTGTTGAATCAAATCCATCGAGAAAAGCTATCAATAGTACTAAATTGATCATGGACTTGTTGCGAAGGCTGATAGTCCAAGGCAATGTTGTATGCAATCTGCCTTCTGAGTTTCACAATTCTGACGACATTTATCAAGAGGAGCGCCTGTAAGGCCTTTGCAATTGTTGCCCAAACAAGTATTATAGAGGGAGATACTGCAATTCTTAATGCATTGGTCACGGTGTGAGATACTTATGCCCACAACTTGTGTTGCGGGAAAGAGTGCCACAACCACTGTCGCGAGCAGGGGCGGATACACTCAGTGGGCTCTATGAGCTTGAGCCTAGACGAAAACTGTCTGAGCAGTCCAATTGGTTATGTCTCTTCTCTTGGAAACTTGAGGTCCCAAGTTCGATCATGGTCTTCAATTTTTAGTgccctttctttttctctctctctgattcCTTCacatttcttcttcctctgtctttttttgtttgaaggGCTTCTCTCTGAATAGTCAAAAGAGGTTTGTGATCAACCATGGCCAGAAGCTGCTCGTATCAGGGAGAAGTATCCTGACAGAATTTCAGTTATTGTGGAGAAAGATGAAAGAAGTGACATACCAGACATCGACAAGAAGAAGTATCTGGTTCCTGCTGATCTAACTGTTGGGCAGTTTGTTTATGTGGTTCGGAAGAGGATAAAGCTTAGTGCTGAGAAGGCCATATTTACATTTATCAAGAACATTTTGCCACCTACTGCTGCAATGATGTCGGCAATCTATGAGGAAAACAAAGATGAGGATGATTTCCTCTATATGACTTACAGTGGAGAAAATACA
This genomic interval from Argentina anserina chromosome 1, drPotAnse1.1, whole genome shotgun sequence contains the following:
- the LOC126802911 gene encoding autophagy-related protein 8C-like, giving the protein MLYAICLLSFTILTTFIKRSACKAFAIVAQTSIIEGDTAILNALVTSKEVCDQPWPEAARIREKYPDRISVIVEKDERSDIPDIDKKKYLVPADLTVGQFVYVVRKRIKLSAEKAIFTFIKNILPPTAAMMSAIYEENKDEDDFLYMTYSGENTFGSL